ATACGATTACGCAAGCCGAGGAAGAAGCAGAGCGCTTGGTCAATCAGGTAAGTGGAAAGCTATTTCACAGGCCCGATATTGGAACGGAAGCATTGATCAACAAGCGTGTTCAACACATGAACCAGCTTCGCGGATAAATGGCAGAAAAAACAGTAAAGGTTGCTGTCCTGGGATCGACCCGTGGGTCTTCCCTCCAACCTGTTATCGATGCGATTGAATCCGGGGAACTCAGCGCCACCATCGTCGCTGTGATCAGTAACCGAAAAAAATCCGGCATCCTGGAGCGAGCGAGATGCCATAACTTGCCTGATCATTTTATTTCGGCCAAAGACAAGGAGCGGGAGGACTTTGATAAAGAAGTCACTCAACTCCTGCACGAGGTGAATGCTGAATTAGTCCTCTGCATCGGCTACATGCGTTTCCTGTCGGCCGATTTTGTGCACCATTGGTTCGGCAAAGTGGCCAATGTTCACCCGTCCCTTCTTCCCAAGCATCCCGGATTGATGGACCTTGATGTTCACCAGGCAGTGATTGATGCCAACGACAAGGAAACGGGTTGTACCGTTCATCTCATCGATGAAGGTGTAGACTCCGGACCCATTCTCATTCAAAAGCGTATTCCAGTAGAGGCCAACGACACGGCAGAGACCCTGAAGGCGAAAGTTCAACCTCTGGAAGGCATGGCATTTATTGAACTCATTCACAAATGGCCCCTGGAAGGTATTCCACAAGAGGAGTACGTCCAGCAACAGAAGTAGCGATTGCGAGAACAATCCTATTGCATCTACGAAAGCCAAAGTGAAGATTGTGGCATGTCTTTAGAGATAAGAAAATCCACTCCCGATGACGTGGGAACCATTCTCGGTCTCATCTATAAATTAGCTGAGTATGAAAAGCTCACGGACATGGTTACCGCAACGGAAGAGCAACTACAGGAAACCATGTTTTGCGAGCAGCCCTACGCTCATTGCCAACTCGCATTCTGGAATGGTGAGCCCGTTGGCTACGCTCTCTACTTTTTCAATTACTCCACCTTCCTGGCTCAACCGGGGCTCTACTTAGAAGATCTTTTTGTAGTCCCAGAAAATAGAGGCAATGGCATTGGGAAAGAACTACTGCTTTCACTCGCTCGAGAAGCCAAAGATCGGAATTGTGGCCGCATGGAATGGATGGCCTTGGATTGGAATACACGAGCACATGATTTTTATTTGAACCTGGGTGCTAAAATGCTTGAAGAATGGAAGCTATTTAGAGCCACGGGAGAATCCTTGGATAAGTTGGCAAGCTTATGAGCAAATTCAGCGTTGCTGTCCTTTTTGGAGGACCGTCTGCAGAGCGTGGCATATCACTCAACTCCGCACGGTCGGTAGTCGATCACTTGGAAGATCTGGAGATCATTCCCATCTACTACAATCTCCTCAAACAAGCGTTTCTCATTGATCGCAAACAGCTTTATTCAAATACGCCTTCCGACTTCGATTTTAAAATCAAAGAGCTAGGCAAAGCTCTAACTGAGTCTGAATTGATAGAACTTCTACAATCGGCTTCCATCACCTTCCCCGTGATTCATGGTGCATTTGGTGAAGGTGGAGAGTTAGCCGAGTTCCTCGAAACACATAAGATCCCGTTTGTCGGAAGCAGCAGTGACTCGGCTAAGGTAGCCTTCGACAAATTTGATGCTGCCTGGTTATTGGAACGTGAAGGATATTTCTCCCCACCCAGTCTCTTACTCGAAGCTGCCGAAGATGATGACAACCTTGCCCGAGTTGAGTCCTTTTTTGATAACAATCAACTCGCGCGCGCGATCCTGAAACCAGCTCGATCAGGTTCGAGTATCGGTGTCACAGAAGTCGCATCTCCCGAACAATGCCTGGTGGCGTTTAAAGGCATGCTATCCGAAGGCATCGATCAACGTTTCGTATTAGAACCGTTTGCTCAGGGAAAAGAGTTTACGATTATCGTTCTTCAGAATGAAGATGAACAACCCGTAGCACTGCTGCCCACGGAAATTGAGATCACTGACAAAAGCCAATCACTGTTCGACTACCGTTTAAAATACTTACCCACCCGCCAAGTGGCCTACCATATGCCACCGCGTTTTTCAGATGAAACCGTGGAAACTATTCGCACTCAGGCTGAGTCAATATTTACGACTTTGAAGCTCTCTGATGTCGTTCGAATTGATGGCTGGGTCATGGGAGACGGAAATGTATGGTTCTCGGATATCAACCTGGCGAGTGGACTTGAACAAAATAGTTTCTTCTTCCTTCAAGCCGCCTACTTAGGTTGGAGCCATGCTGAAGTCCTTCACTACATTTTAAAGAGCACTTGCTACAGAAAAAACCTGACTTCCCCTCCCCAGCTTACATCGAACACCGAGACCTCAAAGGAAAAGGTGCGAGTGTTGTTTGGAGGAGATAGTTCAGAGCGACAAGTTTCTCTAATGAGTGGCTCCAATGTCTGGCTCAAACTAAGAAAGTCCGATCGTTTTGCACCCTCCCCTTACCTCCTCGATCAGGATGGATTTATTTGGAGCCTGCCCTACGCGGCTACTCTTCGCCACACCGTTGAAGAAGTCGGGGCCGCCTGCAGACAAATGTTAGAGGAAGGTCACCGACTCGAATCCTATAGAAAAAAGATTTTTCAATCCATGGATGGATCTGGAGACAAGTTTGAGCCATTACCATCTCCATCCTGCATGACCATGGAAGATTTCCTGCAGGATAAAACAACCGTCTTTCTGGTCATTCATGGAGGCATCGGAGAAAACGGTGAACTCCAATCAGCCCTGACAAAAGAAAAGATTCCATTCACTGGATCCTTAACGGCCTCAGCGCGCCTTTGTATGGACAAATACGAAACCGGAAAGGCACTTGAGAAATATGGGAAATACGGAATTTTAATCGCCGCCAAGAAGAAGCTCGATACGCGAACTCTAATTAAACTCAAAGAAGAAAGTCTAAAAAAGATTTGGAACACGATGGAGGAGGATTTGCACAGCAAGAGCTTGATCGTGAAACCACTTTCCGATGGTTGCTCCTCCGGTATTGTACGTCTGGATAGTTGCGAGGATCTTAAGATCTACCTGAATCTAATTGATAAAGGGCTTCCAAGAATTGGCCCTGGAGAGCTGAAACATGTCAGATCTCCCGTAGAACTACCACAGACCCTGCCTGAGTTTCTTCTCTTTGAAACTTTTGTGCGAAGTGATCGACCACTCATTCAAAAGGATGAACTAAAATGGGAGAGTCATTCCGGATGGGTTGAAGTTACCGTCGGAGTCCTCGGAGCCCGAGGCCAAATGAGAGCCCTCAAACCCAGTATCACCGTGGCCAGCGGAGAAATCCTCTCCCTTGAAGAAAAGTTCCAAGGAGGCACAGGCGTAAATATCACTCCCCCACCTGAACCGTGGGTATCTCAGGAAACCTGGCAAAAAGCACAGGCGAAGATTGAATTCGTGGCTCAAAAGCTTGGTATCAATGGCTTCGCACGTATTGATGCTTTTCTGCAGATAGAAACGGGCAATATTCTTGTTATCGAAGCCAATTCAATTCCTGGACTGACTCCTTCGACCGTCATTTATCACCAAGCCTTGGCTGAAGAGGAACCGATGACGCCAACTGCCTTCCTCGAGGCGATTCTAGACAATAGAAATCTATTTAAGTCTAAAAATAGTTAGACATAAGGTAGAGATTTACACGTTAAGCTAAAAGGTTACATTTGTATTCCAACCTTAATTGGGAGCTTCGTTCTTAAACCACATACATTTCACGATCCAAACCTGTTCATTATATGAAAAAACTACTCGGTGCATTAGCAGTCCTCATCATTATTGGAGCCGTTGGCTTATTTATACTCTCTAAGTCCGCTGGAAAAATCATTCAGAAAGGAGTCGTAACAGTGGGTCCGGAAATTGCCCAAGTAGATATAGAACTAGCCGGAGCTGACATCTCCTTCCTTTCGGGGGCAGGAGAACTTAGAGGACTCAAAGTGCACAATCCGGAAGGTTATGACGGAGATCACGCCTTTTATGCAGATCATTTATCATTAGACGTACAACCCATGTCCGTCTTGTCCGATAAGATTGTGATCGATGAAATATTAATTATCGGTCCAGACATCCAATTTGAACAGCGCCTCAAATCAAGTAACCTGAATCAGATTCAAGCCAATGTGCAGGAGTCCCTCGGATCGTCCGAAGCACAAGAGGCTGAGGAGGCTGGAGGAAAGAAATTGGAAATTAAGCGCTTCGTCCTCCAAGATGCCAAAGTTGGCGTAGGAGTTGGAACTAAGCCTATCAGCATTACAATTCCCACAATTGAACTGACAGATCTCGGAAGCGGAGAAGAAGGAATTACAGCCGGAGAAGTCATCGGTGTAATGATGACAGAAGTAACCACTCAAATCATTGCTGAAATAGCCAAGAATCCGGAATTCTTACTTCAAACAGGGGGTGACCTCCTCAAAGGAGTCGGTGACTCTGGTGGCAATGCCCTTAAACAACTGGTCGGCCTATTCGGTGGTGGATCTTCTGACGAAGACAAAGAGGAAGACAAATAAATCAACCCCTCAAACCTTGTAGTATCAAAGCTTAGCGCTTCGAATCTACAACCATGTCCAAATGGACCAAAAAGTGGGAGAAATTCTCCTGAACATTGGCCAATGCATTGGAAAGAGTTCCGAAATCTCCGGGTGCGTCGGGATTTGCCAGATGCTCAATTTCAGCTGACTGTTGACTGATTAATGCCCCACCGAAAATACGGGTGGATGACTTCAGTGTGTGAGCTGAACGTTGCAGCAGAGCCAAGTCCTCTGAACGAAAGGAACTGATGATGGCGTCTACCAACGCTTGACCTTCACTGTGAATATCGGCGACGAGTTCTTCTAATATGTCTACCTCTCCAACACAGACTTCTTCGTAAAATTGTTCGAATTCTGGACGGTTAAGTATCTCGGTAGAGTTGCTGGTAATCATGGTATGAATGTTTTTCTTTAGAGGAGGTTTATGCGAATAGTGCTCAATCTAAAACCATAAGAAGCTTCGTGTAACAACTCCGATAGATAAGTTTATAGGAATTTTACGAATCCTATTTTCGAGATAATGAGGGCATTTTAGCGTTCTCTTCCCTGAAGAATTCCAAAGAATGAAAGCTCAATCCTTGACCCACTAGCGATTCTAATAACCCGATGGCTTCTAAGCACCCTGGTATCCAGCTTTTTCTTTCCAATCGTTTGGAGAATCTGGCAGATGCCTTAGTCACTCAAATGGGCGAGAACCCAGGCCATCCGATGAGGCCAGACACCCTATTGATTCAGAATCGTGGGATGGCTAGATGGTTAAACCTTCGGATTGCAGATCAAACAGGTATTCAGATGAATACTCGGTTCGTATATCCAAGATCCTTAATAGAAGATCTTCTGAATGGAGCCTTTCGAGTAGAGGCTAATGATACTCAGAGTCAGTTTTCGCAAGAGGTGCTATTCTGGAAAATTTATCATTCCTTACCTCGGTGGTCGAAGCACCCAAAATCTTTCTTATTAAAACGTTACTTGGCCTCCAACACCGAAGAGACGTCCTTTCTCCGACGTTACCAATTGGCAGCCAAGATTGCCCAACATTTTGACCAGCTACAAAATTACCGCCCTGACCTGGTGCGAAGCTGGATGAAACAGAAGGAGCCTGAAGATTGGAGAGCTGTCATCTGGAAGAACCTGACCGACAAAGCTGGGGAAAGACCCCCAGCACAGCTTTACCAAGAATTTTCAAGAGAAGCAGAAAAGCTGGATAAACGACCATCGAAGTGGCCGGATCAAATTCACATCTTTGCAGTTTCGTCATTACCCCCAACCTACATCGATCTCATTAAAACAGTAGCTCAGTGGCTACCGGTTAATATTTACCTGACCCAACCGTCACCTCTCTATTGGGGGGATCAGCTATCCAAAAAGAAACTTTTAAATGCCACGCAAACACCCGAAAAAACCGGGCACGGGCTATTGGGTAACCTGGGCCGGCAAGGACAAGATTTCCTGAATACCTTGATCGATGCAGAAGTCTTTGCTCATGATGACTCCGAATTTTTTGAAGCCCCTGGGCGAACTCATTTATTGCAGCAATTGCAAACCGACCTTTACCAGCTAGCACCTCCCAGTACCTCCAAACAGGAAACTGACGGAATCGGAATTCAGATAAAAAATTGCCACTCCGAAAGGCGCGAGATCGAGGTACTCAAAGATGTACTTCTGCAAAGATTCCAAGAAGACAAAGAACTTAAGCCTGATCAAATCGTCATCATGGCTCCCAATATAGAGGACTATGCAGCTTCTATTCGCTCGGTGTTTGGCGCGGATCGGAATTCCAAAGTCACACTCCCCTACTCTATTGCTGATTACAGTTCTCGATCTTCAAGCTCAGTAGCCCACGCAGTCCTAGCCTTACTCGAACTTCTACAAGGCCGATTTACTGCAAACGATGTAATGACCTTTGTTAATCTTCCCGCAGTCAGCGATAGTTTTGAGATTGGCCGAAAGGATATACACATACTTCGTACCTGGATTGAGGATACGAGCATCAGATGGGGAATAGACGGGAAGCATCGAGTATCTGCATCCGGCACTTTCTTTGAACAGTATGCCTGGCAACCAGGTATAGACCGTCTCATTTCCGGCAGTTGTATTCACCCCGATGAAACATCTGACTGGGATCCACTTCTTCCACATCCTCATATCGAAGGAAGCTCACTGGAGTTGTTGAACCGTTTTCTCGAATTGTGGCAATTCTTAGAACGAAACCAGACATTAGCCACGCAAGTACAACGCATTTCAAGCTGGTTGGAAACGATCAAGGAAATGATCACCTTCCTGTTTACTCGCCTGGATGCACACTATGAAGAATGTCAGTCCCTCTTGGATTTACTTTCAACACTGAGCCAAGAAATTGAAGTCGCCAAGGCGGACGACTCCTGCGACCTCAAAGTCATTCAAAACATCCTGGAAGATCGTTTAGCAAAGGATATTCAGGCCGGCAGCTTTTTCACCGGCAGCATCACCTTTTGCAGCATGATGCCGATGAGAAATGTCCCAGCTAAATTTATTGGACTACTGGGAATGCGGGAAGATGCGTATCCTCGGCAGGAAATAAAAACGGAATTCAGTCAATGCCCTGACGGACCGAGAAATGGAGATCGATCACAAAGAGAAGACGACCGGTATTTGTTTCTCGAATCCATTCTCGCAGCAAGAAGTCAGTTATATATTTCATATACTGGAATCGATAGTCAGACGCTCAATGAAGAGCCCGCATCCATTATAGTTGAAGAATTATTAGATACCCTGGATGATTACTATCGTTTTCCCAATGAGGAATCAGCACGCCAAGCCCTGGTAAAAACGGAACCTCTTCAAGCATTCAGTCCAAGTAATTTTGAAGAGGATGCTTCTCAAAGCTTTTCAGAAGAAAACCTGAGAGCAGCTCAAACCATGATTCAACCCCATTCAGTGAGTGAAGGTTTGAATATCCAATCCTCTTCAGAGGCACCCAACTACCCAGATTCAGTCTCAATCGATCAATTAAAAAAGTTCTTTTTGAATCCTAGCCAGTATTGGCTCTCCGAAATATTAGAAACCAATTTCCCGTATAATACTCAAAGCTTGGAGGATAGTGAGCCTATCGAACCAAACAGCCTGGAGGTATACCAATGGGGTGAAGCCATCCTCAATGATCCTGACATTCTTTCAGGCAAGAGTGAGTATAAGTTAGAGTCATTACTACCCGTCGGTGCACTAGGCAAACTGGCCTATGAACGGCTAGCCCCACAGTTGAGTAAACTTTTGGAGCAATGGAAGGCTCTTCCTTCCGGAGAACCGGTGACAGTTCAACTAGACCAACAACTCGAAGAATTACATATTTCTGGAGCGATTGCTGGCGCGACAAATCGTAATTACAAGCACATGCGATTTGGTAAGATCCGCAGCGCAGATATTTTATCCGGATGGATCCGACACCTGTTTCTTTGTCAGCATTTGGAGGCGACCGAATTTAAAACGCATCTGATCGGTAAGGAGGCCACCTATTCCTTTGAGCGAGCCCAGGAGCCAGAAAAGCATCTTCTGGATCTCAAAAGATTATTCTTCCAGGGCCACTCAACCCCACTCCCATTCTTTGTACAAGCAGCTTATACTTTTTCCAAAGCCAGCCTACGCCCTTCTCCGCGGGCGAGGAAGACACCCATAGACCTTGCCTATGGAGAATTCACCAAGTGGGTGGAGCTTCCCTTCCTAATTCAAGGAGAGGCCTACAATCGATATAACCAATTGTGCTTTCCCGATCCCACAGAAGCATTAGC
This genomic stretch from Opitutia bacterium ISCC 52 harbors:
- the purN gene encoding phosphoribosylglycinamide formyltransferase: MAEKTVKVAVLGSTRGSSLQPVIDAIESGELSATIVAVISNRKKSGILERARCHNLPDHFISAKDKEREDFDKEVTQLLHEVNAELVLCIGYMRFLSADFVHHWFGKVANVHPSLLPKHPGLMDLDVHQAVIDANDKETGCTVHLIDEGVDSGPILIQKRIPVEANDTAETLKAKVQPLEGMAFIELIHKWPLEGIPQEEYVQQQK
- a CDS encoding GNAT family N-acetyltransferase — translated: MSLEIRKSTPDDVGTILGLIYKLAEYEKLTDMVTATEEQLQETMFCEQPYAHCQLAFWNGEPVGYALYFFNYSTFLAQPGLYLEDLFVVPENRGNGIGKELLLSLAREAKDRNCGRMEWMALDWNTRAHDFYLNLGAKMLEEWKLFRATGESLDKLASL
- a CDS encoding AsmA family protein; this translates as MKKLLGALAVLIIIGAVGLFILSKSAGKIIQKGVVTVGPEIAQVDIELAGADISFLSGAGELRGLKVHNPEGYDGDHAFYADHLSLDVQPMSVLSDKIVIDEILIIGPDIQFEQRLKSSNLNQIQANVQESLGSSEAQEAEEAGGKKLEIKRFVLQDAKVGVGVGTKPISITIPTIELTDLGSGEEGITAGEVIGVMMTEVTTQIIAEIAKNPEFLLQTGGDLLKGVGDSGGNALKQLVGLFGGGSSDEDKEEDK
- a CDS encoding Hpt domain-containing protein yields the protein MITSNSTEILNRPEFEQFYEEVCVGEVDILEELVADIHSEGQALVDAIISSFRSEDLALLQRSAHTLKSSTRIFGGALISQQSAEIEHLANPDAPGDFGTLSNALANVQENFSHFLVHLDMVVDSKR
- the recC gene encoding exodeoxyribonuclease V subunit gamma, with the protein product MASKHPGIQLFLSNRLENLADALVTQMGENPGHPMRPDTLLIQNRGMARWLNLRIADQTGIQMNTRFVYPRSLIEDLLNGAFRVEANDTQSQFSQEVLFWKIYHSLPRWSKHPKSFLLKRYLASNTEETSFLRRYQLAAKIAQHFDQLQNYRPDLVRSWMKQKEPEDWRAVIWKNLTDKAGERPPAQLYQEFSREAEKLDKRPSKWPDQIHIFAVSSLPPTYIDLIKTVAQWLPVNIYLTQPSPLYWGDQLSKKKLLNATQTPEKTGHGLLGNLGRQGQDFLNTLIDAEVFAHDDSEFFEAPGRTHLLQQLQTDLYQLAPPSTSKQETDGIGIQIKNCHSERREIEVLKDVLLQRFQEDKELKPDQIVIMAPNIEDYAASIRSVFGADRNSKVTLPYSIADYSSRSSSSVAHAVLALLELLQGRFTANDVMTFVNLPAVSDSFEIGRKDIHILRTWIEDTSIRWGIDGKHRVSASGTFFEQYAWQPGIDRLISGSCIHPDETSDWDPLLPHPHIEGSSLELLNRFLELWQFLERNQTLATQVQRISSWLETIKEMITFLFTRLDAHYEECQSLLDLLSTLSQEIEVAKADDSCDLKVIQNILEDRLAKDIQAGSFFTGSITFCSMMPMRNVPAKFIGLLGMREDAYPRQEIKTEFSQCPDGPRNGDRSQREDDRYLFLESILAARSQLYISYTGIDSQTLNEEPASIIVEELLDTLDDYYRFPNEESARQALVKTEPLQAFSPSNFEEDASQSFSEENLRAAQTMIQPHSVSEGLNIQSSSEAPNYPDSVSIDQLKKFFLNPSQYWLSEILETNFPYNTQSLEDSEPIEPNSLEVYQWGEAILNDPDILSGKSEYKLESLLPVGALGKLAYERLAPQLSKLLEQWKALPSGEPVTVQLDQQLEELHISGAIAGATNRNYKHMRFGKIRSADILSGWIRHLFLCQHLEATEFKTHLIGKEATYSFERAQEPEKHLLDLKRLFFQGHSTPLPFFVQAAYTFSKASLRPSPRARKTPIDLAYGEFTKWVELPFLIQGEAYNRYNQLCFPDPTEALAADFEDIALKVFGPAIEHMEGGLP